The DNA region GGGCGGGGTGCAGATCTTTTCATGTTTTCCACCGTTTTCGCCGTATCTCGCCGTTGACCGATTATGATGACCTCGGGCAGATAATTCGGGAGGAAATGTTCTTTACCGCGTACCCGGCCCGATAGCTTTAACCGAAGTTCACAGCACCGCCGAGACACAGCACGTTCGCTTATCTTCTAATAAGACCTTTGATGCTGCTGCATCGTTTCCTGGGACGGTTGGAGGCTTCGTAAAGGTTCTTGGAGCCTATTTGCGTCGAGCGAGAGTATGACGATCTGTGTGCTACAGCCTCTGCAGCCTGAGCCAACAGAGACTGGATATGGCGCAATACGCCCTGAATGTGGCTGATGAGAATGGCTTGCTGGATTCTGTGCGGCTACGGTGACAACGTCATCATCGGAAAGTGGCTGGTGAAAAGCTCCCCAGCAGCTTCATCACTCCAAACAGCTCTGCAGCAGCAAGGCAACACACCACATATATGAAGATATATAACCTGACGTACAATTTCCTAGCGACCCAAGAACAATAGCTCGTTAGGTTAGTGCTCTGCTCAATCATTATTGCATCATAATTAAATTGTACTATCTGCCGgcgcacgtacacacaccCGTCCAGCTCGCGAGCTGCGCGTACCACGATTCAACCAAACTACGAATACTTGACTTCGtctcgatctctctctctctctctctctatctctccgtCTTGAACCGTTCAAATGCTTCAATTCCTGCAAAAACCGTAATAATGTACTCCCGGGAGGGGATTCTACCATTACGTTTCGCAGCGTCCTTCATCTGCGGCAAAAGGGGAGCCATTCTATTTGATTACCTCCCCCGTGCCTTTCTGTGCTCGATAGCCCCTCTGTTTGGACGCGGAAAGGGTGACTGCCGTCACGGATAAATCGGTCAAGCTCGGACGACCTACCCCGCCCGCTGCTCAGacgaaacggaacgaaacCGTGGCCCCGAAAAACGCAGGCAGAGGCAAAGCCGTTCCCATCCTCGGAACCCTGGGAGGGATCGCCGGTCGATTGGGTGGCAAATCGTGACGTGATTTTCtttcgcgtttttttgttttgtttttgtttccagtCTTCCTTCGGCGCAAGGAATCGGAATAAGAACTTTCATCCTCTACCTTATGGGGTCGTCAACCGATCATTTTGCGCATGGAGTATGAGGGGGGAGTGACGGGATCTTAAACTTTTTGTCGCTGCGGTCTTGCCCCCGAACTGATGGCAAAGAGACAAGCTGCCGGTGTGCTGGTGAACGCAACGTCTCAACCTGTCTTCGGATGTCATAAACAGAAGCGACCGTCAACACGGCTTCCAAGAGTCAGTGCTTGAAATGTTAAATGATAAAAGAGCGTTTCAATCTCAACAACTCGAGGCGCTCACGTAGTCTATCCGTTGCGTGCGCTGCTCAATAACATGACCGTCAAGAGTTCTAATCTTGTATGGGTCCATGGGATGCTAGAAGAAATGTTATTCAATTTGATCGCCTATTCTTCTTGTATATAATACATCCAACactaaattattcaaaactgAAACGCTACGAAATGTTCCAATACATCAGGAAGAGAGCCTGTTTGTATATCTCTGCAACAGGCTCTTTTTTCAGCAAGCTTGTTATGAGCCTCACTGATAGCAAACCCACAAAACTAACAGAAACGAACGCGTCGTCACCATTGTGCGTCGTCTCTCCTTTCTCTCGAGAGTCTCTTGCCCTCCAGTGGAGATTGTTTGGCACAGCTGCGAACGATCGATATGTCAACGATCGACGTCGCCCGCCCGATGACGTGAGCGGTTCCGTTTTCGTTCCCACACCACCACTCCGGCATGCAACACACTCACCATCGATGCGTTCTATCGCTGTTTCTCGCTTCCACCATCCACCATCCAATTTGATGGATGTAATGTACACGTGTGTatggatgtgtgtgcgtgcctgtTGTAGGTATGTGACTCATGGGTACATGAGAACAGAACCACGCGAACGAGACAGTATTGACATTCCATCGGAGGTCAGCCGATTCCCATACCCACCACCACGCGCTCAATCGATGCCGCACGGTCCCGAGCGTGCTCGAAGGCCGATGACCGATAAAAAGCCCCCGcatcccactctctctctctcgctctatctctctctctgcccaGTTTGCGCCGCTTGCGGGTGGAGACGAACGTTACCGGTTACCGGAGACCCGCGGCGAACTGTCCGATTCGTGAGTACGATAACGTCCGTCGAAGGGTTCGTTGTTATTGCCTTCCGCtgtccatacacacacacacacacacacagacactgcCAAACAACGGTTCTAACGGTACACGAGAGCGCGCCTCTGACCGTGTGGCCGGAGGGGTTTAACGGTGAAAGAGGCGGTTGGTGCCAGGGACACACTGCCGCTTCAAGTTCACGGGACCGTATGTATTGATTTTGACCGCAGCGGCTCGATGGAAGCGGAACTCCCGAAAGATGCAACAAAGTGCGGACGGGGTATCTCGAAAAGCGATGAATCTCTAGCCCAGCATTCCAGCGTGCATAGTCGCTAAGATGAGACGGTCTTGAACTTCATTTGCCTACAAATTCTTGACATATCTAGACTATGCAGATGACTCGGAGGAGGCACCCTTATCTTGCACACAACTCCGACAGCTGAAGGAGAGCTTCAGCCGCAGAGACCTTGCCAACCCTTTGCGACGAACTCCGtgcatgggggggggggggggggcaagcAGGACCAGCAGTACCTTTGATGAGGAGCCGTCTCCACACCCAAGGTTAACGGGTTACGCGGGAGCTGCGTGACCACTATTGACCCGCTTTTCACCAGGATGTGTTGCGTGTCCGTCACTTCATGTGCACTTGGTGTATGGTGCGTGCGCGACGAACCTTCTGCACCCTCTCGTGACCCGACCCGTACAACACCCCGTACGTGAGCTGTAAAATCACAAATAATTAAGATGATAATTTAGATTAACTTATTGCCACCACCAGTGGTACGGCACCACTGGCGGACTTTTTACACGTACACCGTTCCTCGGTGACGGTTGCGCACGCCATTTGCGCACCCCCCCGGGCCAGCTTGCTGGATTGGATGGAAATGGTTTTGCAGCGATTGGAACGGCTCGCTGTGCCGTAAATGGTTTTCGCTTAGCGATGATAAACGAACCCAAACACTGCACCCTTTTTGCCCACTTTTAAGACCCCCGCGCCGCTCCTTCGTTGCAGGAGGTAGTCAGCGGgtgtttagtgtgtgtgtgtgtgtgtgtgtaagtttgCATAATTAAAGCTACACAAACCATAAACAAGTCGCACGTTATACTTCCTAGTGTACGTCGACGTACTCTGGTCAGACGTGCAGCTGAGAGCCAgtcgcgcgcgtgtgtgtgtgtgtgtgtttgtgtggtttccCACGTCCCTTAACTCATCAGCTGCAACTGTCCAGCCAGAAATGGTCAGCCTCTAGCGCCCCTTCCAGTCCTTTTCGCAACAAAGCTCCAAAGCTTGTGAAGGGCTTGTGTCAGCTTATTAGCGGACGCGGGACACTTTAAGATAGGGCAGCAACGGCGTGACACCACTCCAAGGGGCGGGGGGATGGAGGTAACCGGCACGGTGCCATGCTCGGAACAAAGCGCGCACCAGATAAACCCAACGAAACCGGTCAAAGTGCGACAACCGAAGGCGATAATTCTAGCACTATGGGCGCAAAAAAAGCCACACTAGACGCGCCCCATGCTGCGTGTCCTGGGCCGCGCTACCAAAAAGGGGACCGTGGTTGCAGTGGTTCCCATGCGCGGGCGGAACGGCGCACACCGCGCCTTGCAGGAGACGGGGTCGCGAGGCAGCCGCGCAAGATCGATGATGTTCGACCGCCCCGCGGGACGGTTGTGCTGCTCGGGCCGGCAGGAAAGGTCGATCGTGTTGCGGTTCGTGAAGTGTGGCCTGCTTGGTGGCACGGTTTTTTGCACCTTTGTCTCGGGTTTGCGTCGCTCTGGTGGTGTGATTGCCAAGCGAGATTAGATAACGTAACCGGGACACCCCCACCCCGGGGACTTATTTATTCGCCcagcgcgcgagcgcgcgcgcggttGTCCCATGTTGTTTGCCCGCCCCAGGGCAAGCGACGGCGGGATGGGATTAAGCCCACAGCCGAAAGGGTGTAGAATTTTGTGAGTTGTTCAGATTGAATGCTGCAAGCAGATAATCGTGTGCTGGAATGTGTTCTGCGATGCAGCAGGGCAGACTGGGGGAGTCAATATCGCCTTACATAACTTGGGCAATCAACAGTCCTTTCGTAGAAGCTGTTCAGCCCCCTCacccgttctttttttttctcatacacAGTTAAGCAACTCTCGTTTGCGGTTAGAGCGTTGGAGGTCATCTTTGCTCAACCGCAAACGCGCGCAAGGAACACTGCAATCACTTGTGACCCTCTGGTACTGATTGCGATTCCGCGCTCGAAATAGGGAAATTGCCCGCATCCCGGAAGCGTAGTGCCCGGCATCCTTGCCACAGCGCTAGACAGTCGTGTAGTCGGCCGGAACCTCACGTCGCGAGGCCCATAAAGCAGAAACTAATATGCAAATTGGCGCAACACGTCCACGATCGGCACCACGGCCCCGAAACCTTTCCATTTGCATTAGCCATTTATCTCCGAGCGTTACATTTAATTGACAGTTTGGCAGAGTGGAAGATCGCCGCCGTCATTAAATCCTTCCAGCCGAAGTGCAGAATgcttgtacacacacacacacacacacacatacacacgcagaCGGGAACGAGCGGCGCCTGCATTGTATAATGCCGCTCCACTCACCGATAGCTTGCCGTCGTCTAGAAAATGACTGCAACTGCAAGACGAAggtgcaaaccaaaaaaaaaaaaaagaaaaaagtcaCACAACTCCATCTCAGGGATTACTCAGCCACAAAACCGCAAACAGTGTGACAAGGGCCTCCTCTCCCGTACGCCCGCACCCAGCAACAATTATTCGCGCTTTCAGCAGTTAATGATTATTGATTGGGAGTTAACTTGTACTGCTGGTACGCCTGTGATGCTCCAATGCTTTGGATGAGTTGTCCAGCGGGATCTTATGTGACAGAGTAGGTCACACGTTGTTTAAAAAAGTTTTGGGTAATGTcctacaaaaaaagggaaattgttTGAGGTACTAACCCGACTTCACATGCAAAGCGGTGCTTTTTTCTTAACGGAATCTGGCGATATTGACAGCAGCATAATATCTCCTGGGAGAAAGAAGTAATATTCGAAGGATGCAACGCTAGAGGACTTAGTTTTGTGAGAATTCAGGCCTTTGCTTAATGCTTATCTAATGTCCATTTCTGTTCTTCTCCTTCCACCAGCCACATAAAGATGACGCGCAACGGCGTGACGTGCGCGGGAGCGTACAGCAGTACCAGCGGCAGAAGGAAACGACCGGACCACACCAGCCCTAGGATCCCGCTCACGCTAGCCCTGCTGGCGCTCGCGGCCTGCTGGCCGGAAGCGGCCGGACTCGACCCAAAGTTCGACCCGTCCACCCGGATGGGGCTCGTGCTGGTGCCGGCCGACGCAACCGTCGGCTCCGTCATCTACCGGTTGCGGGCCTCCGACGAAGAGTTCGAGTACCCGCTCCAGTTTGAGCTAGTCGGTAGGTACACGAATGGATGCCCTGGGTCACGGGGAACACAGGGTCTGCCTCCAGGTGCACTACGATCACATTGATATTGATCGTCTATTTTGCTCTCCGTTTTCTTCCGCCACAGGCGATGCGTCGTCGTCGACGGTACAGATCGAGACGCTGCCCTGCACCAAGTTCAACTCCATCTGCCAGGCCAATGTGATTCTGACGCGGCGGCTCGAACCGGGCCGCTACTACGACTTCCAGGTGTCGGTGAAGGACACCAAGGGCGGCATGTCGGTGCAGAGCTGCTCGATCACTGCCACCAACTTTACCACGCCGCACGACGTCATCTTTCCGCACAAGGCGGGCATCATCATGGTGCCGGAGGTAGGTCGCGAAAACAGAGCTGCCCTGCGGAACGTGGGTTTTGGGGCACAAGGAATATACTGCAGGGACTGGGGCAGTCTCTCCACCCATCAAACGTAGGCCAATGTGGCTGCTCTTGGCTGTTCCAATTTCGAACGCTCACGGTTAGCGACAACGGCTAGAACTtgtcttccttttcttccacCATAAACTTAATGCATTCACTTCTAGCGGCATAACCGCAACGAAGACACGGCTAACCACAAACAGCGGACCGAAGATCATCAAttccaacaaaacacacgcttGTGTGCTAAGCCTCACCCCCGGCGGGTTTCTGTGCCGGAAGCGGAGCGCAAAACAATGCATTACCATTTATCATTTCATTGCTGGCCAGCTTCTTGACGTTGCCAACGTTCCTTCTCCTCCCCTTGAGGTCCCTGTCGTGTGCGATGACGGGTTTCCACAGTTCCTAGTATGGAGTGACCGTAGACTGAGATCTGTGCATTTGTGTATCACATTTATTGTTCACGAGCTGTGTGCCGCTGCGGTGAACAATTGTCCCTGCAAAATGGTGCAAGATTCGCAAGACGCAGGAATCTAATTAACCTATATTTGCTCGATGCGATGGGTTGGAGGGGAGCAATGGTGTCGTCTACGGAAGGTTCTTGCAAGTTCAGAGATGTCTATATTGCATTTGCTATCTGAGCTAGTCTATTTGGGCTATTGGGCAGCAGATGCGGCTGGGAGAAACTATCTCAATTCTTCCCCCAGAATTCGAAGTGCCCACTTTTCAACGCCTTCTCCAACATCTCCAACCGTTGTATCGTTTCAGGATGCTAAAAAAGGAACCGAGCTGGACTACGTTCTGGCGAACAAAAATCCATTGTTCCAGAAGCCTGTGTATCTAGAGCTATGGGTAAGTAAACAACACCGCTCCAACTCCTAGTACGTCTTCACACACAACCCCGCATTCCTTCTCCGTCTCGTATCACCAGGGATCACCACTGTTCGGTATTCGCCAGAAGTTCATATCGCCCGAGACGGCCGAAGGCACCATCTTTCTGCTCGGTCAGCTAGACTTTGAAAAGCAAGCAATGTACCATCTGACGGTACTGGCAAACGTAAGTAGCGCAGACACGTTGTTGTTGACAACGCTCTTACGCCTCCCTATCTCTCCCACGCTTCTCACAGGACGCGTACGCAGAGCCGGGGCAGGATACGCGCAACATTGCCGGGCTGGAGGTGGTCATCATCGTGGAGGACGTGCAGGACGTGCCGCCCGTGTTTACGGTGGCCCCACCGGTAACACGTCTTCCGGCCGGGCTCATACCCGGCGACAAGGTAAGAGGCGATGAACCTTGCCGCACCGTCCGTCACTAAGGTAACGACCGCTTGTTTGCTCGCTCTAACAGGTACTCCAGGTGCATGCCGAGGACGGTGACAAAGGGGTGCCGCGCGAGATCCGGTACGGGCTAGTGTCGGAGGGCAACCCGTTTACGTCCTTTTTCGACATCAACGAAACGAGTGGTAAGATATGACGCGTGCAATGTGCTAGTCTGTATCTCACGCTTCTATTGCTCTCCAGGTGAGATATCGCTGCTCCGACCGCTGGACGACATACTGGCACTGACGCACGCAGGCGATCCCGTCCTGCTGACGGTGATCGCGGAGGAGGTAAAGGTGAGCCGCGATGAGCCGCCCGCCATGGCGACGACGGTGCAGCTTGCCTTCTTCCTGCCGGAGCGCAGCAACTCGCCGCCCTACTTCGAGAACGACCAGTAAGTGCTGCCGAGAGACTCGTCCCCCCCCCTTGAAGCGGGTTGTTTCACTCTCCCCATCTGCTCGCTCTGTTTCAGCTACGTCGCCCGGCTAGACGAGAACGCAGCCCCCGGCACGGTGCTGACCTTCACCGACCCGTACACACCGCGCGTGATGGACGATGATGCCGGCAAGAACGGCGTGTTCTCGCTGACCCTGCTCGGCAACAACGGTACGTTCGAGATCTCGCCGAACGTGGCCGAGGGCCACGCGAACTTTGTCGTGCGCGTGCGGGACAGCGCCCGGCTCGACTACGAGGCGGCCACCTACGTCCACTTTCAGATCCTCGCGCAGGAGCTCGGGCCCGCCACCAACCTGTCGATGCTGGTGAACGTCACCGTGTACCTGGCGGACGTCAACGACAACCCGCCCGTGTTCGAGCAGGCCGACTACATCGTCGACCTGCCCGAGAACATGACGGCGGGGACGCGCGTCGTCCAGGTGCACGCTACCGACGTCGACACGGCGCGGCTCGGGGGCCGCGTCCGCTACACGCAGATCCTAGGCCCGCACAACACCTCGCTCAACCTGGACCCGGCGTCCGGCGTGGTGACGGTGGCGCTCAACAACCACGGCTTCGACCGGGAGGCGATGCCCGAGTACCACCTGTACGTGGAGGCGCGGGACGACGACGGCATCGGCAACCGGGCGCAGGTGCCGCTCGTGATCCGGCTGATCGACGTGAACGACGAGACGCCCGCGTTCGAGAAGCCGCTGTACGAGTTCATCCTCGCGGCGGACCTGCGCAACTTCACCGTGCCCGCGTTCATCCGGGCGACGGACGGGGACGCGGAGGCACCGAACAACGAGGTGCGGTACGAGCTGATCTACGGCAACTACGAGAACAAGTTCTTCCTGCACCCGATCACGGGCGAGCTGAAGCTGAACGGGCCGCTCGTGCCGCGAACAGGCGGCGGAGGAGGTGGAGGCCAATCGGTCGGTGGGCTGCGCCGGCGCCGGCAGACAGGGGGCAGTGTGGCGTCCGGTGGTCCGCCCGCCACCGGGCAGAAGGAGTCGGACGTGTTCGTGCTGACGGCGCGCGCCTTCGATCTGGGCGTGCCGGTGCGCTACTCGACCGCCACGATTCGCGTGTATCCGCCGGAAAGCCGGACGCGCACGGTCACGTTCATTGTGCCCGGGTCGGACCCGGACCGGAAGAAGGTGCAGGACACGCTGGCGGACATCACGGGCGGGCGGGTCATCATTCAGGAGGTGCGCCCGTACCGTACCGGCGACGGGGGCATCCCGACCGACCTgatcggcggcggcggcggcggtggtagtggtggcggCGCCGAACGGTCCGTTGTGATCGCGACGATACTGTACGACGCGGACTCGGTGGTGGACATCGCGAAGATCCAGCAGCGCCTCTCGATCAACGGCACGGTCACCAACATCATCAGCCAGGAGGAGCGCAGTGCTGTAAGTGTggtgggcggtggtggtggcgatgtCACGACCACACCAGACTCATCCTTCTACTCTTATTCCACCCAGATTCTCTACAAGGCCGAAAACCGTGTCCTGTTCTGGCTGCTCATCTTTCTCGCGATCCTGCTAGCGCTCGGCATCCTcacgctgctgctctgctgcaTCTGTCCCCGGTGTCCGCTGAACGCTACCAACCGGTAAGTCTGCGGTCCGCACCCTCCCACCTCTTTGTTTGCCCCAAAAAGCTCCAccccttcctccccccccccccccacccgccTCTTGTGACTTGGTCTGCAGTAACCTTCACCACCCTGCCCAGTCTATCGCATACTGTCGCCACTCTTCGGGTTCGTGGCTGCACGCCTTGTGGAAGAGCTAGGATCCTCTACAGCTCTGTACTCTCTGTATCTCTTATCtcatatacacatacatacacatacacatcacTTCCACAGTACATCGGGAATGCCTTCCACATATACACTGCTAGATTGGGGCGTTCCCTCTTTGCATGACAGAGCGtgcgggtgtttttttttcttgttctttgcttttgttttgtgtgtttgtttgctttaggttttgttttttttttgttgttgtgttgctgtgtaTGTTGTTTCTGTGGGTTTTAGTAGACTGGTGagtttagtttgttttatgtttctgattttgttgttagttttttttatttgtttatagGTTTACTATTTTCCTTCGTAATATGTTTCATTATATGTTTTGTCTATATTGGCTGTAAGCTCCTTTCGagccatttgtttttttttgtatcgttttttttctatatttgtttttgttctctgGTATTTGTTTCCATAACTTCATGTGTCAGTACATTTGACTTACAGTAATAGTGAATAAACTCAAATTGTTTCACTTTTACGCTTATGTATTAAGATGATATAGACGATATTTCTGTGCTACATTTTCAACACTACCAATACTACCACATGtgcaactactactactaatactactactactgctctTAGTGTTACTGCTATCTATACCTCACTAATAATACAACTGACCTCACCGTATCACGTTAACTGCCAGGACGCTACTACTAACCTACTACCTCGTTGATTCGATCACAAACATGACATCAGGCTCACCGAAACCGAACagggttaaaaaaaatacaccctGTCCCATCATCCTACTCTTCCCCGAGCGGCTGTTTCCCTTCCAACAGTctttccccccacccccctccgcCAATGATTTGTCCCCCATAGCAGTTTTAGTCCACTCTACCGTCATCAATAGCGCCATCTTTCGCCATACAAAAGAAGTACAAAGTACAAACAAAGCCCAAACAACAACTTCCCGTTTTTAATAGAGCATCTCGGGCGGACATTGCGCTCATCTCAACTttccagcagcatcatcactgactaaaacaataatatgttatatttttcgcattctctctttctctctctttctctctctctctctctttctctctttttctatgTCTCTGTATCACTCTATTTTTCTATCACCGTCCTGAACCGAATGTACCCATCTCGATGTTATCGCTCTCTCCTCTATCTCCATCTTCATCTCGCAATCTCACCCCACTGTGTCTCTCTTACCCTCACTCTGTCTCTCTACCTGTCACCTGTCTCATTATCCAAACACCGTctcttggtttgtttttctcagCAAACGCATACTGCGCGTGAATAATATCGAAGATGATCTTGTTCATAGAAAGCAGGGACTTGGAAAGCAATCCAAATCTGTGCAGGTAGATTTCCTTGTTACCTTCAACCCCCTAGTAGCATTGCAGAGCTCACAGTCGTACACTGACCATCGCTCCTATCCTGcatttcctcccccccccttcaCTCCTCCTTGAAACACACCAGAAACCCTCACTATTTCCGTACCCGTAGCATCACTCTTAGTGTTCTCTCCCCTACCCCCTGCCCAGTTCGCACAGCACAGCGCACATCGAACAGCACACATACTGGCACACGAACGGGTACTATTACTGTTTCGGTTGGGAAAACGTTTTGAACTTTaacgcttttttttgcacaccacCAACAAGGGGACCATGTTCGCACGTTAGCACTTACCGTAACACTGAACCGACTCGACACGCAACTGTCATCTTGGCTCGATCTTGCGCGCTCGTTTACACCTTTCCTTACCACCTGTTTGCACGAGTTGTACATTTTCTGTTTGTTATTGCACACtgttttgtataattttgtgttgttttcatgCACACCTGTTTGAATGATTTGTTTGCTACAGTTTGCTTCACACTAAAAAGTGCTTACATAGTGTTACACAATTcatagtttttttgttcttgtttgtaTTGCCGTTTCCGAAAACTCACGCCAACAAAGCACTTGCACTAAATCGTGCAGATGACCGATTCACAGTACTAACGAACCGTGTAATAGCAAACGACAGCTGTCTGACTCATCGGTCCAAAAGCGACATCTACATGAATTTGCGCCAATGTGCATGCTTGTGCGCTGgctggtgtgtttttgttttgtttgttgttttggtttaattTCGTTCTTGCATCCCTAGATCCAGTCCCGCCCACCGTATCTACTAAATacagttgcttttttttccttattACCCTACCAATTTCCTTCCCGGTACCGTTTTAAAACTACACCTTCAAAATTAGCTTTACTGATGTGCCCGTTCTcactgtttgtttttacttttattttttccttcccttcctttttttcttcttctcgatcctttttttttctttcgataCTTTCGATTTCTTTTCTTCATCTCCCCCCtttgcatccattttctttcacacacactgtcATCGATCCAAACTCTTGCTTTTCCTCCCGCCATTCTCCCTGCTCACTCACTCCTGGCCAAACCGACCAAAACAATGACCGGGCCGCAAACGTttgcaaaataattatttgtgtgtttcgtttcgtttcctcctttttttcccccctgttttcgattttttttttaattcgattCCTAAACATTTCCTAAACAATTCCTGTCAATGTGTTCCGTCTTTTTCGCTCATTGTGCACTTGCAAATGGTACTGTTTACATgcaaaattatgcaaaattaTCTCACGAAAAAAATCTCACAAACCTCTACAATGgatatgaataaaataattaattttcaaaattttataaaaaaataaatacacacacacacacactctttaaaactcttaaaaaaacacacacacgcatttaTGCTGACCTTCCACGcccgccaaaaaaaaacaacaacaacaaccaaacaaacccaaaTGGCCTTTCATTCAATGTCGTCACCATCTGCCTCACATCCTGCCTCCAACACCAAAACCAAccaatcaaaaaaaaaaaaaaaaaaaccaccaacaACCATCACCAACAACCATCGCAGGTCGCCGAGTGGATGGGACGGCGAGAAGCCTGGTCAGCAGCGAATCGATCGACCGATTCCCGTACCAAGCCGACGCATTGGGAGTACCGAGGGCGGCGCGACATTGGCAAAGGCACACTAGCGGCGGCCGGGGACGACGGGGGGGACGACCGGGACGGTGAGCCGGACCAGCGCGGGGACGAGAGCGGCACCGACGGCAATGAGCGGAAGCGGGCGAACGATGGCGGGAAGCTAGAGAAGCATACGGTTAAAATTAGGTCAGTAACCAGGGAGGGCCGaaattggatttgtttttgtttttgttttgtttcggggTACACCacccccgcccccccccccctcgccaACCcgatttttctgttttactttttcctgCGCGAGATGGGGTGGAAAGCAGTTGAGCATCCATGTCCCCTTTTTCCATTCGAACATCCCACCCGTCCACATCCAGAAAGAGTTAGTGagagcaagcgacgaacctgccAACCGTTGTGTTGGAGCgagtttagctttttttttattttaatgtgcGGAACGTGTTGTTTCTAGTAGGCTTCAAGGAAAAGGCTACTGTTTGTGAAGATTTGAAAGGTCTCCAGGACCCGTTAGGCTTTAGTGTGCAAATTGTGCTGGCTTACTACTCAGCATGCTTGGACAGAACAACTGTAAAGAAACTACTGTAAAGCCTGTCTGACATCTCCTTCCCTTGCGTACTTCATTTCTAAACCCTCAACCTCCCCTTCCCTTCCCACCCTCCCTCTGCCTGTCCAGTATTTCAAGATTTGGAACATCCCACCCAAGATTTGGATGAAGCGTTTGTGTTAGCTTAGCTGGTGCCCGTACATAGTAGTGGTTTCGTAGTACTGTAGTAAAGGCGGATGGATGTAGTACgtagtagc from Anopheles coluzzii chromosome X, AcolN3, whole genome shotgun sequence includes:
- the LOC120950297 gene encoding cadherin-86C isoform X3, producing MTEQRPHRLARYVHCRSIVPSSINQSHIKMTRNGVTCAGAYSSTSGRRKRPDHTSPRIPLTLALLALAACWPEAAGLDPKFDPSTRMGLVLVPADATVGSVIYRLRASDEEFEYPLQFELVGDASSSTVQIETLPCTKFNSICQANVILTRRLEPGRYYDFQVSVKDTKGGMSVQSCSITATNFTTPHDVIFPHKAGIIMVPEDAKKGTELDYVLANKNPLFQKPVYLELWGSPLFGIRQKFISPETAEGTIFLLGQLDFEKQAMYHLTVLANDAYAEPGQDTRNIAGLEVVIIVEDVQDVPPVFTVAPPVTRLPAGLIPGDKVLQVHAEDGDKGVPREIRYGLVSEGNPFTSFFDINETSGEISLLRPLDDILALTHAGDPVLLTVIAEEVKVSRDEPPAMATTVQLAFFLPERSNSPPYFENDHYVARLDENAAPGTVLTFTDPYTPRVMDDDAGKNGVFSLTLLGNNGTFEISPNVAEGHANFVVRVRDSARLDYEAATYVHFQILAQELGPATNLSMLVNVTVYLADVNDNPPVFEQADYIVDLPENMTAGTRVVQVHATDVDTARLGGRVRYTQILGPHNTSLNLDPASGVVTVALNNHGFDREAMPEYHLYVEARDDDGIGNRAQVPLVIRLIDVNDETPAFEKPLYEFILAADLRNFTVPAFIRATDGDAEAPNNEVRYELIYGNYENKFFLHPITGELKLNGPLVPRTGGGGGGGQSVGGLRRRRQTGGSVASGGPPATGQKESDVFVLTARAFDLGVPVRYSTATIRVYPPESRTRTVTFIVPGSDPDRKKVQDTLADITGGRVIIQEVRPYRTGDGGIPTDLIGGGGGGGSGGGAERSVVIATILYDADSVVDIAKIQQRLSINGTVTNIISQEERSAILYKAENRVLFWLLIFLAILLALGILTLLLCCICPRCPLNATNRKRILRVNNIEDDLVHRKQGLGKQSKSVQVAEWMGRREAWSAANRSTDSRTKPTHWEYRGRRDIGKGTLAAAGDDGGDDRDGEPDQRGDESGTDGNERKRANDGGKLEKHTVKIRSDMKSKSTKDDTHMHRSRTNLLNADRDMYVEDVDEHDPEYQSLKRIHHHHHHHHAGGGGGGGGGGGGGGGGGKPTTDDALPIDDDSMRRHEMDRGSDLNYERRGSFKRQGHAAAPQLVADDIEPRDQYFIKDGNAEILRLITRGRNEEENIYVNIPQQQQAQQQQQRAGVAAQPNQPQYIMVDNGGKEILMRRYIEEQANGKQIIREHYQLLPGTTFIQTIPNEVPVRRGEHVTEVKIGAGAGRSKDPAADGDGDPGRLKPTVSTHSLMHQELEHSLKQQNALLRQILLEKEKLEERYNQYEQALETQSLPCQSMAVVVAATQTDCDTGTQTEPMRGGGGGGGGAGGFGASGGFGRRRTKSENDDSLSEDEYEYVRYSPPDSPDGVYLIKRRRHRKKTLKHRTGGKGGLGGGSGEYSGGESTGERKSNRRIIVVESVKRKIRTPIQEEEDELHHGRELRREGPGGGGHRRGGQETRTSILRRKRNEELSRNGKEPGKEQRLKRDVLMEISDSLHGPEQRGRRGGGNGGNGAPGADGRRKKVYRKNVKYYEDSDGSEKEVVVQKNYFSADSLDEMASDVEDYRYSVTKTSKSVTVSPKASVEQRVSRRDDKTETTTTRIRLTTSESPSRRQAAGTGGSGAMAGSQGPKGPAPKPPRLSKSVSKEEDLNEPGGGGGGGGGGGEGQQHGVNPKYMDWYYNLSKEGDSLEKRDGRKRDREPAGGTTLLTTTTTSSTTTITTGGSRRKGEGEPAAAAPAPPAKGKPEPAPRTSPPKEARLLKEDIQHARKVAQSQQQQQQQQQQQQQQQEAGGSHPLLQHSEHRFEAEYGTGPPVVPAPPDKLPHYLYPETPPIVSRDNKVQIKIVDQSAAATAAPGAKSNGAGGGGGGGTSTKNAKTLNVSTLEDDHDSGIAMNSLLHTKGKRNKIADKKSIFTIAYDDVRIRQIRSESDTPPFS